Below is a window of Ornithodoros turicata isolate Travis chromosome 7, ASM3712646v1, whole genome shotgun sequence DNA.
TGCTGTTTGAAGGCGGGGCATTGGATGATCACGTGGAGCACACCTTCCCTTCGTACATGTTACGCATAGTGGCGATGCTGATCTCCTCATTCGGTAAAGAGTCTCCTGAGTGTAGAGTTGTCCCAGGCAAATTTCCGGCTTTGAGCTCCTGGGGAGCTATTTTCGATGAAGCAATCCGTGCATTACTTCGTTTGCAAGCTATCATTGGTCGCCAAGCGAAGAAGGCGCGAAGAAATGTCATGCGTGCGCAACCAATGCTCAAGCAATAAACCATGCTGTTGCATTGTTGTAGCTGGGCTACCGCCTCACGAGAACACCCTATTTTCACCCGTTCGGAAACTAGCATCTTTTACTGAAAATCCTGCAGAACCTTTATATTTGTATATTTTAATTGTATATGTGATGTGCTGATACAAATGTCTTGTGATCTGAGCTGCACATGGGACACAAGGAGAACGAGATTATAGAAATAACAGCATCCCAAATGGCAACTGGTAGATGGTACTTCTGTAGTTTAATTTAAATGGATCTTTAGGCGCCATACAATTGTGGATATATTGTGAAATAATATCGCTGATAATTGGCGTGTTCAGTCACGTTTTCATGTTTTCGTGCTTGCAACATGCACGTGACagctgacgtcaaaatgacgtcgtTTCCTATGTCAATCACAGGGGTGCCCTGTCGTATCCCTTCCCATTGAAAAGAGCGTGCAACCCTGCGCAAAGAACTGTGGGACGGTTCAGGCCTGACGTTTACGGAAACGTCATCACTCACATGATCAGTAAAATGGCGGCGCACATGATCGCCGGTGaacacgtttgtaaacaatgtcaCTGTTGCTTCTGTGATTGGATTCAAAAGCATGTTTTGATCGTACTGACAAGTTTGATCGAATGCAGCAACAGTTAAACATGATCCTCATGGATGTGGCCTCATAGTACACGGTGAAGTGTTGCGTACAGCGGCTAATTCCTTCGCAATATTTCCGCGGTACCGGCTGCCCGTTGATAAATAAACCTTGTTGTGAATGTATGTCATCTTTGTGTTTTACCTAAACTGAATGTGAAGTgtccacaaaaagaaaaaaaaaaacgtcccctACCTCAGTTGGGCAGCCGCAGTAGTTTATCGCTTTACCGGGTTTTACCATGACATGGTGTTCCTGAAACCTTGGTTAGGAAGTTTGAGAGAGAAGTTGGTAGTCCAGTAGTTACTAAATGAAGTGTTTACTGACGCAGGTTAAAGGAACAATGCTGGGGAGACCCAGAACAAAAAGCAGCAACAAACTATTTACATGAGCCAACGTTTGCTCTTGACATACACTATGTGAAGTTTGTATTGTATCACTATATACAAGGCAACATGACCCAAGGGCAAGTGGGTGAAATATTTACAAACTATAAAACAATGAAAGGATGCTCTATATAGTATATACATTACTGTAGTAGAACAGAGTGTGTTACAGTAGTAACCTGTGAAGTGGTCTTAACCATAGATCGAGAAAGTGCCCGTCATAAATAACTCGTTACAAATTCAGTTACCCCGTGAAAAATATAACAGTTAATAATTATGTTCTtctgcctgaaatgtaacttgcagttactgagttacttacaCTTACCTTACTTCGaacaaaaaataggtaaatagtATTTGGTAATAGTGTTAGGTAATTagcagcgcgtgtgagcagttgagctaGACCTTGAGTTACCTGCGGAGAAGTACAATACGACTAGGtcgttttcatttatgtccaacaatagacctctccctttttgtaaacaaatgacgtcatagtgttcgacaccgctacaaatttggtaaagttgaactacactcgaagctagaggtgaacaaggtcaacCCCGAAAGCCTCCGTCTTGATGATATTATGATGGTCCCagaaagggatgcgaccttctGTCCTATTTTTCTTCcagtaggaggcagcaaacaagttcccattcgtggaacccagccctccccttccgatttgtctctgtctaccaacattatgctgacgtttctctggtaggggtccattcgaacgctttgcatcttgctccctgtgggcacacaacgggccagcttcatttcaatggcagcagttcttactccctgaatagaatactgtcattgattgagcATCACAAAATGGTAAAAAATGGCATAAATGAACCGGagggaaagcaagaaaatatgtggacgtgagtgaaaagtgaattaaaagtaacttggtacttaacttaagttactctggcaaagttacctaaaaaagaaacgagttcatctgaaagttaccacggcacaaaagtaccgagttaagttacaagttaccaaaaaaaaaggaactttgttacggtaacgagttacttgtaacgagttacctcgaactctggtcttAACCGTGATACTGAGTACCTGCTCAATGCAATGCTTCttgcaacaaacaaaacacttcAATTACTCCCCCTTAAACTGTGTTAACTTTGTGAAAAGCTGCCTGCAGCGCTGTCTATGCAAGTCAGCAGTGGCTTGCCTGCTTGCATGATGTAATCGTACCTCGAGGTATTTTTGTGCTATACTCTTCACGATGTGATAGTAATGATTTTCCAGTGGACCCTGATCAAGCATATGTTGTTGCCGGAGTGATTGAAACACTTGACTTTCAAAAAGGGGTTCAAGCACACGAGGAAGCAGTTCACGCAACACTATGCTCGACGGCTGTCCCTTCTCATTTAGCGCCCCACGGAGAACTCTTTCTGATTTTCGACAAACGGCAATAACGTCTTGTGACGGAAAGACAGCTTCACCTTGCAGTCTTCGTAGTATCAAAGAGTGATATGGCCTTGGATCTGACATGGTTAGCGTTGGGACACATGTCTCACATTTCAGGTACCCTTGTAGGTAGCGTGCAATATACCCTGCGATGTACACTACCACCCTCTCTCCAAAAACTGAGGGTTCACGTGAATCTGGGAAGTAGTCATGGTCCCGCAGGTCAGCCGGCACGACGTGGTCCTCTGTTGTCATGTTTCTTCTAATCGATGTTACATTAATGATGTCTTCTGATCGAGATGTATAGCTGCTGGCATGAAGAATTGCAATGTCTTCTAGTGGAAGGCAATTTCCCATTCCTGTTTCTTGTACTTCATTTTGGATGAGCAGTTTCTTGAATCCAGCTGCCAATTGTCGTGCTGTTGGGTTGTTATTCCATCCCCCCTGAGCTCGAAGTGTGCCAAAGAAGAGTTCCAAGTGATCTTGGCTGATCCTATGTGTGGGTAGGTACGTTATGGCACCCTTAGAAATCAGGTGCTCATAAACTTCCAAGGAGCTCTGGCAACAAACAAGGAATCCCAAGAATCCAGTTTTCCTGTTGCATTTTAGGAGAGCAGGGCCGGATATGCTTGTTCTAAGTGAAGTGATGTACGCTGCCGCGCAGTTGAAGAGGTCACGAACATTTTCTATGTTTTCTGGACATAGGGGCTTCTTCCAATTCTTCTGTATCATGCTGCGGGAGTTTAGCACATCAAAAATGTCGTTTACCATCCTAAGGAACTTCTCAGTGGCTTCCGAGTCACTGAACTCTGGAAGGAGGAGACTGCGGCATTCAGCTAGTGCATCAGCTACAGATGTGCTCATTACTTGGGCGGCCAGGTTAACCTTCATAGGCTGCCGCTGCCAGTTGATGTGTGCCACCCGCAGCCTATTTCCTGCATGCAGGCCTTCCCTCGCTTGCAGCAAATGCAGCTTCTCTATATATGCCCATGAGATAGTGTCTCCTTCATTATCTACAAAGGTTTCCTTGTGGGACAGGGCATTGCGGATTAGTTTTAGCATATGACATGCGTCCAAAAATGCACTTATTGGCTCACCAGTCTCAGGGTGGGGAAAGCTTGTCTTGAGGCCCTTTTCGTAGTCAAAGGAGCAACCTAAGTTGCGAagcatggcaacgtttgacgATGCCCCATCACAAGTGATTGACACGATGGTTGCACCTGCTTCATGTAAAAGTGATAATGCCTCGCGCACAAGGTGTGTCTTCTGCTCACCAGATATGCCATCAACTAAGAAATAGCCGATTGGCAGCTTCCACTTTTCCGTGATGGAAACAATCATCACAACAAATGCTTCTTTGGCTATTGCTGTATCATCGGTGGAGTCAGGCCCGAGGCTGACATAGCCGTATGTCCTCCTTCCATCCCACTCGACATGTTTCCTTATTGCCATTTCATCAACCATGAGGCTGCACACTGTAACTCTGCCTTTGCTGTTTTCATAAGCTGTCTTCATTCGGAGTGCTGTGAGGGCTTCTTTTGAGAATCCTGGTTCGCCGTCGATTGATTGATACCACTTCTTTATTGTCCGTGGATGTGGCAGGCAGGTGTCGAAAGTGCTACGCACATATTTATAAGCACGAGGGGAATAAAAGTGGAGTGTCAAGGCAAAGGCACGTAACTCTGGGCTGTACTGACGTGGCACGGgttttcccttctgttttgctgtttgtcgTTTGAGGATGTCTTTGTGGGCTCCAGCTATGTTTTCTAAGCAGTCTGCATTTTCTTGCAGTAGTATGTTCTTGGACCTCAAGTCTTTTATTACATCTTCGAGGTGTGCCACTTTTTGCTTTATGCGTCGCTGTGCCTGCTGGAGAGCCTTTATTCTCTTTTTGCTGGCAGTGTGCAGCGATGCCACTCGTTTCACCTCCTTTTTCAAGAACGCCTTAACAGGTGTGTCCTCAGTAGCATGGCTGTCCTGGACAGTGAGCATGCAGTCGTCTTGTTAGACGTAAATTCATAACACACACATTGAAATTTACCAGcttctcgcaataaaaaataAGTATGCATCATTTAACTTATGATTTTATATATTCTACAGTGAAATTATCgtgcaaaaatgcaggttgCACGGTACATAATTATGCCAATCAATATTAGGTACCTCATTGTAAGTTTAATCAAAGGACCTTCAGAGAAATGTCTCAGCTTTCTTTACCGCTACGTTGTTGCAGTTCACATCCCCCCTGCCTTTGTGTGAAGGGTCAGCTGCGAGTGTTTCCACCTGACTTTCAGTTTATAGGAACAGGCATGATTCATGATTGATTTGTACCATGCACATGATTAGAAACAAACGAGATGCACTAACAGCTTGCGAGGGCTACGTAGATGGACAAGCTGGAGTGCTCTTCCTCTATGCCTCCCAATCCTACTTCCTAGAATAAATGACACAGACATGCAAATCAACAAAGAATAAATCAATGTAAGTATTTTATTTCATCATTGAGTGTACATCATAAATGCAATTCATTTTTCTCATGCTGTTAGTAAAAATCTGTCAAATCACAGATCTAAATCAATACATGCCATCAAGATGTCATGTTAGCAATTAGAAGATACATGCAAACACATTTGATGGAATAGAAAGAGGCTGGTTTATAGCGCGTAGTACGCTCCAAGTAGGCTACGTAGATGCAGCCTGTACAAAATGTCAGCCGCCATCATACCCTTGTGATGAAAGATTTTTCTTCTAAAACGTAAAGGGCACAATAAACCCTTTAGTGTTCAGGGTACATCTTgctctccctttctcttttattGTGTGCAATATGTTGTATTTAACTGCACTTAGGTATTAATTTCGAGGTAGTGGCCATGTCTCAAGACAGATTGGTATATCCTCCAATGacaagaagaactatatggttTGAATGTATCCCCAACTGTAGTGGCACAGAGAGATTCTATGTTACTGTTGATGTAAGCATGCCGCACATTCCCTCTGTGGTCTGAGATGAAACAGTAGCCCTCCTGATAGTTCTTACCAATATAATCCCTCTGGTAGGGGTCACAGGAGTGGAGGTGCTCGCAGTATCCTACGTGTCcgatagaaaaataaaatgcatGTATATACCTCGACTGCACTTAAATGTATAGCATCCTTTCAACTGTTTTGCTTTTGGTAGTCCTCACCAGTGAAATCCTTCTGCTAGATGTGGCAGCAGCATAGGGAGCATAGGTGATGGCACTGGTTTCCTGTATacacaaaggaaaggaaaagatggAGATCACCCTCAGCTATAGCTAAATGTACTGTAGAATTGTAAAAGCAGGTGTACACCAATAAAGAAGGCAAAGCATAAAAACGTTAGCATTCACAAAGCATCACTACTGTGTTTCCATACTTATAACCCCTTCATAGCAACAGTGTGGGCGAGTTGGTACATACTGGACACAAAATACACTGCAGAGACCGGACATGACTAGTCAAATGAGACGGATGATTCAAATTCACAACAGAGGTGGTAACAGTGTGCCTTCCATTACCCTCCTTTCCCACGAGACCCAGTATGTCAACCACAAAATTGTTTTCATtccttcccaataaaccacaGTTGTTAGTCAGAGCTTCATTTGTCTACTCACGTcctgtctctgcgctgttttttgtGCCAGTTTATacctagggagtgactttttcgggttcagtgcctttctcagattcggggggtaaaaatcaggcgataattgtgcctttgttatacatacatataattatatgtataaatatatataattgtgccgggtgttatcgggtgtttttgtttctcctcttgtctattgagtcctttcctaatctctccttttgtgtttttttgcgggatcgtgaccttccagtggTAATcctcgaaggcatagacagtgttgacacacatgggtgtattgctgggagcgtaagtgacccattcttaaatgtgttacacgtggcgacctttgtttgtcttcagtggaaacgtcacttgaggattccATAGTGACTGGAGATCAgaaagaaatcgggtttaacccgaattggtcgagCATCAGTTCGGGGGCAAGAACCGGGCAGAATCGgttttaacccgaaaaagtcactccctatttatACCCCTTCTTCATTTCTCTTTCACATTAACATGTCTCGGACACTTGATAGCCTTATGGACATAATTATGTTTCGGCCGAGCTTACTGATTTGACCCAGGTACAAAAATAACCTTGGGTCATGTGTACCAATATGTAAATTTCCAAGCACAAATCAACAGGCCGGTCCAAAACATTCAAAACAGGATTGCATTGAGCAGGAATTCTGACAGTTGACATTCTCACCAGTGAGGTATTTAAGCTTGAACAAGAAGCTTGAGGTGATGCATGTCCAGCTCGGACATATCCCTGCAAAATTTGATGAATGCAGTACTGTAGCACAGTTAACTCTGTGCAAGCATATGGAGAACCAGAGAAAGCAAGTACTTACTAATACGTCCTCATCTTCGAGCTCTGTAAATGGGTTGTGCAACGAGTCACAGTCAAAGCCCGTGCTTTCCTGCAGCCAAAGTAAATCACATATAATACAGGTTTGATGGTTTTAAGAAAGCATAAAAGAAAACGATTGTTCAGACCAATTAGATGCCGTTAGATGCCGATGTTAGAAATTATGGTGCTCTGTGCATATGACTAATATTTTGCATAGCTGAAAAGGCAGCAATTTAtctatgtaaaaaccccgagactaaggaacacgaagggacagacacaacacccttcgtgttccctagtctcgggttttttacattatgcatcatcttcaccagctcacgtgcttcctagccattttttcatactTTATCTGTGCCCTGTTGTGACCCCGTCAGATGAAAAGTACTGATAACCAAGCAGAACGTGCACAGTGACGTGCTTTGTTTCAGCACAATATAAGAAACAACATCGAGTCGTCTCACTTTGTGTTTGCTGGTTGACATGTTGAGTCAATCTTGATATCAGTTGTTTAACAGGAACCACACATTTTAGTGCAGCATGATTTAGCATCATAAAGCAAAATGTACTATACTTACATCACTCATCTCTGCACAGGAGCTGGACAATAAGTCTTGCTGTCAGGATAGAAATTTCAATGTGAGCTGACTTGTGGAACTCACAGCAGAGTAAACTAAACTGTCTAAACTCTGAGGTAATAAGATGCACAAATAAATTagcaatacgctatgcaagtaggtctcTGCGCACGAGAGGGGAAATGTTTGGAAGACGACATGACAAAGTGAGTATCCTCTCCGAAGGCAACAATAGAGGACCACATGTGGACATGTAGTAAAATTATGACACTATATGGTGAAAGACGAAGCCACATGGTGCACAGTGTAATTGATGGCCCTCTTATTTTCGAAAAGGGTGGGGAAATTAGGATGGCTCCACCGGCACGAGGAGAAAGGGGCAACCTAAGGGGCTGCGCAGATAGCTCACATGCTTGCATAGCATACAATGGCATACAAGTTGATGTGTAGAGACTACGCTCCTTCACACAGTAAGATACATTATGCATACTGATTGTAGCAATAGTAGACAATGGATAGCAATGGTGGATAAGTTTTTTAGACTTTGTGTTAGTactgcaaagcaactgtggctatgtgtggTGTACTGAGATGGATAGATGGAGCGAAAGAGAACAGCACAAGGGAGTGGTAGAAAGGCTCTGCATCCTGTGTCGAATTCACAGGGGAAATGTTGCATGATGTAGCAATAATTGTCCAAATAAAAAATCATATACATGTTTGAGGACTTCAAGTCCTGTAGCTCACAGCACCCTGAGTGTGTACACGAAAGGGCCACTCACTTCATGTTCTCCCTCACAGGTTTCCTCTAGAGCGAGTTCCTCCTGTGTTCTGGCTGGAGCTGGGAGTTGCTCCTGTGCTCCACCAGGAGCTGTGACTAGTTCCATCTAGGAAACAACCAGTATGCCATACAGCAATTGCCACGACATAGCagaaaaatacagaatataAACCTAAACGTATGAAGCACAAACACTGTGCAAGGAAATGCTGTGAACACTGCGTATCATGCCCTGAGAGTGTGAACACGAAAGTG
It encodes the following:
- the LOC135399667 gene encoding THAP domain-containing protein 3-like — translated: MGRCCYMGCQHRSGEATKASGVTFHCFPRDPTLREAWVEAIGRTGWTPSKHSVVCSKHFQNRDMDRTSLARIRLRPGAVPIAHPSVSAPELQVAQLSTAPEAAHEAEHEMELVTAPGGAQEQLPAPARTQEELALEETCEGEHEQDLLSSSCAEMSDESTGFDCDSLHNPFTELEDEDVLGYVRAGHASPQASCSSLNTSLETSAITYAPYAAATSSRRISLDTASTSTPVTPTRGIILVRTIRRATVSSQTTEGMCGMLTSTVT